The proteins below are encoded in one region of Ricinus communis isolate WT05 ecotype wild-type chromosome 6, ASM1957865v1, whole genome shotgun sequence:
- the LOC8275326 gene encoding probable carboxylesterase 5: MMNPSANEIAYQLGSFFRAYKDGRVERFFGTDRIPASINSPHGISFKDVQIVQETGVSARVFIPTNTNSGQRLPLLVYFHGGGFLIGSPFCSAYHNCVTSIVTKANIIAISVDYRLAPEHPIPIAYEDSWAALKWIASHCDGGGPESWLNDHADFGRVFLGGDSAGANIAHNMGIQAGVEGLNGVKVLGICLVHPYFGRKESGVDECWTFVSPKTSGFNDLRINPSLDSRLARLGCSKVLIFVAEKDKLKERGVFYYETLRESEWDGEVEIVETEGEEHVFHLFNPSCENAFALLKKFASFINQRLIS, encoded by the coding sequence ATGATGAATCCAAGTGCAAATGAGATAGCATACCAGCTTGGTTCATTCTTTCGAGCATACAAAGATGGACGAGTAGAAAGGTTCTTTGGCACAGATAGAATCCCTGCATCCATCAATTCCCCACATGGCATTTCATTTAAAGATGTTCAAATTGTGCAAGAAACAGGCGTATCAGCGCGTGTATTCATTCCTACCAACACAAATTCGGGCCAAAGGCTTCCTCTCCTAGTCTATTTTCACGGTGGAGGCTTTCTCATTGGCTCACCATTTTGTTCCGCGTACCACAATTGTGTTACATCTATTGTTACTAAAGCTAACATTATTGCTATTTCTGTTGACTATAGGTTGGCTCCTGAGCACCCTATTCCTATAGCTTATGAAGATTCATGGGCTGCACTCAAATGGATAGCTTCACATTGTGATGGTGGAGGTCCTGAATCTTGGTTAAATGATCATGCAGATTTTGGCAGAGTTTTTCTGGGTGGTGATAGTGCTGGTGCCAATATTGCACATAACATGGGGATCCAGGCAGGAGTCGAAGGTCTAAATGGAGTTAAAGTACTGGGAATTTGTTTGGTTCATCCATATTttggaaggaaagaaagtGGGGTGGATGAGTGTTGGACCTTTGTTAGCCCAAAAACAAGTGGGTTCAATGATTTGAGGATCAACCCATCTTTGGACTCAAGGTTGGCTAGGTTGGGTTGCAGCAAAGTGCTGATTTTTGTTGCTGAAAAAGATAAGTtgaaagagagaggagtgtTCTATTATGAGACATTGAGGGAGAGTGAGTGGGATGGAGAGGTGGAGATTGTGGAGACTGAAGGAGAAGAGCATGTCTTTCATTTGTTCAACCCAAGTTGTGAGAATGCTTTTGCCCTGTTGAAAAAGTTTGCTTCTTTTATCAATCAAAGGTTGATTAGCTAG
- the LOC8275327 gene encoding probable carboxylesterase 12, translating into MDSRKPDEEEEIVHDFPPFLRTYKSGRVERFMGTDIIPPSLDSKTNVQSQDVVYSRDLNLSSRLYLPKNINPDQKLPLLVYYHGGGFVIETPYSPNYHNFCNRLASQANIMIVSVDYRRAPEHHLPAAYDDSWTALKWAASHFNGNGPEEWLNCYADLGKVFLAGDSAGANIAHHMGMRYGEEKLFGINVIGIVLIHPYFWGKEPVGNEAKDSEVRLKINGIWYFACPTTSGCDDPLINPATDPKLATLGCNKVLIFVAEKDFLKDRGWFYYESLRKSGWGGSVEIIEAKEENHVFHLFNPENENAKIMVQNIVSFICQDKP; encoded by the coding sequence ATGGATTCAAGAAAAcctgatgaagaagaagaaattgttCATGATTTCCCTCCTTTTCTCCGCACATACAAAAGTGGCAGAGTAGAAAGATTTATGGGCACAGATATTATCCCTCCTTCTCTTGATTCCAAAACCAATGTCCAATCTCAAGATGTTGTCTACTCACGAGATCTCAATTTATCTTCAAGACTTTACCTTCCCAAAAACATCAATCCTGACCAAAAACTTCCCCTCCTGGTTTACTATCATGGCGGTGGATTTGTTATTGAAACTCCTTACTCCCCGAACTATCATAACTTCTGTAACAGATTAGCTTCCCAGGCTAATATCATGATAGTTTCTGTGGATTACAGGAGAGCACCAGAGCATCATCTGCCTGCTGCATATGATGATTCTTGGACAGCGCTCAAATGGGCTGCATCTCATTTCAATGGAAATGGTCCTGAAGAGTGGTTGAATTGCTATGCTGATCTGGGCAAGGTGTTTCTTGCAGGAGACAGTGCTGGTGCTAATATAGCACATCACATGGGCATGAGATATGGTGAAGAGAAGTTGTTTGGGATTAATGTTATAGGGATTGTTCTAATACATCCTTACTTTTGGGGTAAAGAACCTGTTGGCAATGAGGCTAAAGATTCAGAAGTAAGATTAAAGATCAATGGGATTTGGTATTTTGCATGTCCTACAACAAGTGGTTGTGATGATCCTTTAATAAATCCTGCTACTGATCCAAAACTTGCAACTCTAGGTTGCAATAAGGTGCTTATATTTGTTGCTGAGAAGGATTTTTTGAAAGATAGAGGATGGTTTTATTATGAGAGTTTGAGAAAGAGTGGTTGGGGAGGAAGTGTGGAGATAATTGAAGCTAAAGAAGAGAACCATGTGTTTCATTTGTTCAATCCTGAGAATGAGAATGCCAAGATTATGGTTCAAAATATTGTATCTTTCATTTGTCAAGATAAGCCCTGA
- the LOC8275328 gene encoding 2-hydroxyisoflavanone dehydratase, whose translation MFLCRSLCHFNVRFPFPGHSHYLISSKKQEIHTLYYSALSPSLQNISLQCFARSLSSNKDPSRPTDPFNNKIAHEFRFFKVYEDGTLQMFNPIHKVPPFNDPVTGVNSKDVLISSQPSISARVFLPFIHDPTRKLPLLFHIHGGGFCFESAFSLPHQKYLSTLAAEANAIVVSVEYGLFPDRPIPACYEDSWAGLQWVATHVNGDGPESWLNEHADFEQVFVGGDSAGGNISHNLVVRIGSMGLPGVKVVGMVLVHPYFGGTDDDKMWLYMCPSNDGLDDPRLKPSAEDLAKLGCDKILVFVSEKDHLRAVGQWYYDELKRSGWKGNVEIVENKDEGHCFHIDNLTSENSVALIKRFASFIKDEHNYIR comes from the coding sequence ATGTTTCTTTGTCGCTCACTTTGTCATTTCAACGTTCGTTTCCCATTTCCAGGGCATTCTCATTACCTTATTTCTTCGAAAAAACAAGAAATCCACACTCTTTACTACTCTGCTCTTTCTCCTTCTCTTCAAAACATTTCTCTGCAATGCTTTGCTCGATCTCTGTCATCTAACAAAGACCCATCTCGCCCAACAGACCCgtttaacaataaaatagcTCATGAGTTTCGTTTCTTCAAAGTTTACGAAGATGGTACTCTCCAAATGTTTAATCCAATCCATAAAGTTCCTCCCTTTAATGACCCAGTTACAGGAGTCAACTCCAAGGACGTTCTAATATCATCCCAACCTTCTATATCAGCTCGTGTTTTCTTGCCCTTTATTCATGACCCAACCCGGAAACTCCCTCTCCTATTTCACATCCATGGTGGTGGATTCTGCTTCGAATCCGCTTTTTCTCTACCTCACCAAAAATACCTCTCCACCTTGGCTGCTGAAGCTAACGCCATCGTAGTATCCGTAGAGTACGGGTTGTTTCCGGATCGACCTATACCCGCTTGTTATGAGGATTCATGGGCGGGGCTTCAATGGGTAGCAACCCATGTAAATGGGGATGGACCTGAGTCTTGGCTGAATGAGCATGCGGATTTTGAGCAGGTTTTCGTTGGTGGAGATAGTGCTGGAGGTAACATTTCTCACAACTTAGTGGTACGGATAGGGTCAATGGGTCTACCCGGAGTGAAAGTAGTTGGTATGGTATTGGTGCATCCATATTTTGGTGGTACGGATGATGACAAAATGTGGTTATATATGTGCCCGTCCAATGATGGGTTGGATGATCCAAGACTCAAACCAAGTGCAGAAGATTTGGCCAAGCTTGGTTGTGACAAGATATTGGTGTTTGTGTCTGAAAAAGACCATTTGAGAGCAGTGGGGCAATGGTACTATGACGAGTTGAAGAGAAGTGGGTGGAAAGGAAATGTAGAGATTGTAGAAAACAAAGATGAAGGGCATTGCtttcatattgacaatttGACAAGTGAGAATTCTGTTGCTCTAATCAAAAGATTTGCTTCATTCATCAAGGATGAACACAATTACATAAGGTGA